One window from the genome of Blastopirellula retiformator encodes:
- a CDS encoding quinol:cytochrome C oxidoreductase — MGHHKKEIKVANDESVRLGEGLRSVLMVGGYAAGLAGLLVALVMGMVEGDRLRHFFFSYLTNYLFFLSIALGALGFIALQHLTRAGWSASVRRITEIIAMTLAPMALLFVPILFSVLSGSDSLFSWNSAEAMEHNPVLAGKAPYLNSFFFAIRAVIYFAVWILAARFFFAKSTAQDESGDPELTLRMEKKSPLVVFAFALTVTFASIDWAMSLDPMWFSTMFGVYFFAGAMLAFFSFTLICCSTLQSWGKLTEVITVDRYHDLSKFIWGFTLFWGYIAFSQYLLYWYGNIPEETVWYLVRQNAAWRNVSLLLLFGQFIIPFFGTMSRHVRRNRPLMVGWATFILVMHWFDIYWLVMPQFSPDALPLGLMELACLIGLGGFFIGNLAWIAAERPLLALRDPRLTEALTLENL; from the coding sequence ATGGGCCACCACAAAAAAGAAATCAAGGTTGCCAACGACGAATCGGTTCGTCTGGGCGAAGGACTTCGCTCGGTGCTGATGGTCGGTGGATATGCCGCTGGTCTGGCGGGGCTGTTGGTCGCGCTGGTGATGGGCATGGTTGAAGGGGATCGCCTGCGTCACTTCTTCTTCTCTTACCTCACCAACTACCTGTTCTTTCTGAGCATCGCTCTGGGAGCCTTGGGCTTTATCGCCCTACAGCACCTGACGCGTGCCGGTTGGAGCGCCTCGGTCCGCCGCATTACCGAAATCATCGCCATGACGCTCGCGCCAATGGCGCTGCTGTTCGTGCCGATCTTGTTCTCGGTCCTCTCGGGAAGCGATTCGCTCTTCTCGTGGAACAGCGCCGAGGCGATGGAGCACAATCCGGTTTTGGCCGGGAAGGCCCCGTACCTGAACTCGTTCTTCTTTGCGATCCGTGCGGTGATCTACTTCGCCGTCTGGATCTTGGCCGCTCGGTTCTTCTTCGCCAAATCGACCGCTCAGGACGAATCGGGTGATCCGGAGCTGACCCTGCGGATGGAAAAAAAGAGCCCGCTGGTCGTGTTCGCGTTCGCGTTGACGGTGACGTTTGCGTCGATCGACTGGGCGATGTCGCTCGATCCGATGTGGTTCAGCACGATGTTCGGCGTCTACTTCTTCGCCGGAGCAATGTTGGCCTTCTTCTCGTTCACGCTGATCTGCTGCTCGACCTTGCAGTCGTGGGGCAAATTGACCGAGGTGATTACGGTAGACCGCTACCACGATCTGAGCAAATTCATCTGGGGCTTCACCCTGTTCTGGGGTTACATTGCCTTTAGTCAGTACCTGCTGTACTGGTACGGCAACATCCCGGAAGAAACGGTCTGGTACCTGGTGCGACAAAATGCCGCATGGCGGAACGTTTCGCTACTGTTACTATTTGGACAGTTCATCATCCCGTTTTTCGGAACAATGTCCCGCCACGTTCGCCGCAATCGCCCATTGATGGTGGGTTGGGCGACGTTCATTCTGGTGATGCACTGGTTCGACATTTACTGGCTCGTCATGCCGCAGTTCTCGCCGGATGCGCTTCCGCTGGGACTGATGGAACTGGCGTGCCTGATTGGTTTGGGCGGCTTTTTCATCGGGAATCTCGCTTGGATCGCTGCCGAACGTCCGCTGTTGGCGCTTCGAGATCCGCGACTTACCGAAGCGCTCACGTTGGAAAACCTGTAA
- a CDS encoding SCO family protein: MSPIAKFTNAALLLIVLLGMVQPVRAVAPGEDPKELRGLEVVEHSNEKLPLDLTFQDDRGETVRLGDLFEGNKPVILSMNYSSCPMLCRVQLNALVVGLDQVLWTAGEEYQVISVSIDPTETPEKAAETKAKYLDLYGRPESADGWHFLVGSKENIQTLADAIGFPFRYVPERKEYAHPALLTLCTPDGRISRYMYGVDFPPQTLRLSLVEASEGKIGTTTDRFLLFCFHYDPTTGAYGPTAANIMKLGGAAMLVALLAYLVPYWAANYLRKRKQAAEASDPNLPVQENISVTTR, translated from the coding sequence ATGTCGCCGATCGCCAAGTTCACCAACGCCGCTTTGCTGCTGATCGTCCTGCTGGGGATGGTGCAGCCGGTGCGCGCCGTGGCGCCAGGCGAAGATCCGAAAGAGCTGCGCGGCTTGGAAGTGGTCGAACACTCCAATGAGAAACTGCCGCTCGATCTCACCTTTCAAGATGATCGGGGCGAAACGGTTCGCCTGGGCGATCTGTTTGAAGGAAACAAGCCGGTCATCCTTTCGATGAACTACTCCAGCTGCCCGATGCTTTGCCGGGTGCAGCTGAACGCCTTGGTGGTGGGGCTGGATCAGGTCCTCTGGACCGCCGGTGAGGAGTACCAGGTGATTTCGGTCAGTATCGACCCGACCGAAACGCCCGAGAAGGCGGCCGAGACGAAAGCCAAGTACCTGGACCTGTATGGTCGCCCCGAAAGCGCCGACGGTTGGCACTTTCTGGTCGGTAGCAAAGAGAACATCCAAACGCTGGCCGATGCGATCGGGTTTCCGTTTCGCTATGTGCCGGAGCGTAAAGAGTACGCTCATCCGGCGCTGCTGACGCTGTGCACTCCGGACGGACGCATTTCTCGCTACATGTATGGCGTCGATTTTCCGCCGCAAACGCTTCGCCTGTCGCTGGTCGAAGCGAGCGAAGGGAAGATCGGCACGACGACCGACCGCTTTCTGCTGTTTTGCTTTCACTACGATCCAACCACCGGCGCCTATGGGCCGACGGCTGCGAATATTATGAAACTCGGCGGGGCGGCCATGTTGGTCGCATTGCTGGCGTATCTCGTTCCGTATTGGGCGGCCAACTATCTCCGCAAACGCAAACAAGCGGCGGAAGCGTCCGATCCGAACCTGCCCGTCCAAGAGAACATCTCTGTCACCACGCGCTAA